In the genome of Populus trichocarpa isolate Nisqually-1 chromosome 6, P.trichocarpa_v4.1, whole genome shotgun sequence, one region contains:
- the LOC18100514 gene encoding xyloglucan endotransglucosylase protein 7, whose amino-acid sequence MKAGLLVSLIVNFLVVASAGSFYNDFYFNWGHDHGKVYDNGNGLSLILDKNSGSGFQSKKEYLFGKIDIQLKLVHGNSAGTVTTFYLSSLGPYHDEIDFEFLGNTSGQPYTLHTNVFSQGKGNREQQFYLWFDPTADFHTYSILWNPQRIIFSVDGIAIREFKNLESIGVPFPKNQPMRIYSSLWEADDWATCGGRVKTDWTKAPFVASFRNFNVNACAWSYGASSCKSKSGFADSISNSWIWEELDVGREGQMKWVRDNYMTYDYCKDSKRFPHGLPRECYVTNFP is encoded by the exons ATGAAAGCAGGGCTGCTAGTCTCTCTGATAGTAAACTTTCTGGTGGTTGCTTCTGCCGGCAGCTTCtacaatgatttttatttcaactgGGGACATGACCACGGTAAGGTATACGACAATGGCAATGGTCTGAGCCTCATTCTTGACAAAAATTCTGGATCAGGGTTTCAATCCAAGAAAGAGTATTTATTTGGTAAGATTGATATCCAGCTCAAGCTTGTCCATGGCAATTCGGCCGGCACTGTCACTACATTTTAT CTATCCTCTCTAGGGCCATACCACGATGAGATAGACTTCGAATTCTTGGGAAATACAAGTGGTCAGCCATACACTCTTCACACTAACGTGTTCAGCCAAGGCAAAGGTAACAGAGAGCAGCAATTCTATCTTTGGTTTGACCCCACTGCTGATTTCCACACGTATTCTATCCTTTGGAATCCACAACGCATAAT TTTTTCAGTTGATGGCATTGCAATTAGAGAATTCAAGAACTTAGAATCCATTGGCGTTCCATTCCCTAAGAACCAACCAATGAGGATTTACTCCAGTCTTTGGGAAGCTGATGACTGGGCAACATGTGGTGGAAGAGTTAAGACAGATTGGACAAAAGCACCCTTCGTTGCTTCGTTTAGGAACTTCAACGTCAATGCCTGTGCTTGGTCTTACGGAGCATCTTCTTGTAAATCAAAATCTGGCTTTGCTGACTCCATCAGCAACTCATGGATCTGGGAAGAGCTCGATGTCGGACGCGAAGGCCAGATGAAATGGGTGCGGGACAATTACATGACCTATGACTATTGCAAAGATTCCAAGCGATTCCCACACGGCCTCCCTCGTGAGTGCTATGTCACCAACTTTCCCTGA